Proteins encoded in a region of the Corynebacterium genitalium ATCC 33030 genome:
- the ndk gene encoding nucleoside-diphosphate kinase: MTERTLILIKPDGVANGHVGEIITRIERKGLKLVEMDLRTADRETAEKHYEEHKDKPFFGELVDFITSAPLVAGIVEGESAIAAWRQLAGGTHPVEKATPGTIRGDFALTVGENVVHGSDSPESAEREIAIWFPNL, encoded by the coding sequence ATGACTGAACGCACTCTGATTCTGATTAAGCCCGACGGTGTGGCAAACGGCCACGTCGGCGAGATCATCACCCGCATCGAGCGCAAGGGCCTCAAGCTCGTCGAGATGGACCTGCGTACCGCTGACCGCGAGACCGCTGAGAAGCATTACGAGGAGCACAAGGACAAGCCGTTCTTCGGTGAGCTCGTGGACTTCATCACCTCCGCTCCGCTGGTCGCTGGCATCGTCGAGGGCGAGTCTGCAATCGCCGCGTGGCGTCAGCTCGCCGGTGGCACCCACCCGGTGGAGAAGGCCACCCCGGGCACCATCCGTGGTGACTTCGCCTTGACCGTCGGTGAGAACGTGGTGCACGGCTCCGACTCGCCGGAATCCGCTGAGCGCGAGATCGCGATCTGGTTCCCGAACCTCTAA
- a CDS encoding AMP-binding protein: MIYSSPYPDLELFGGSVYDLIFNDLSGDDAQRTAITELTTGDTVTYAQLQEMADAIAGYLADRGIGPGNVVTLQIPNSINFAAALFGIFRAGATVNPIGVLLNDADVEKVATMAGADLFIGVADVGHDKHVWDHELAGIVEKRLPAPELSVDGSALASVPFSSGTTGLPKGVMLSHSNLTSNVLQAVSMLERNGMDKHVNTLSPLPFSHIYGMTALLLAPLQLRWNVHTLPKFDLDVFLSAHGDHDIELTFVAPPMAVALAKHPAVTPEGFAANKIMFSGAAPLDEEVARAVERRLGTTFVQGYGMTETSPAVCIGIHGETNPGSIGFPVPNTECRIVDIETLEDLPKGESGELLVRGPQVMRGYLNNEEATRETLLDDDWLRTGDVARAADNGHLYIVDRAKEVIKYKGYQVAPAELEALLLTHDAVADAGVVGVDRDGLEIPRAFVVLQQGASLSEEELMDWVAERVTPYKKIRAVTFIDQIPKNPTGKILRKELRDIPLES, encoded by the coding sequence ATGATCTATTCCAGCCCGTACCCGGACCTTGAGCTGTTCGGCGGCTCCGTCTACGACCTCATCTTCAACGACCTTTCCGGCGATGACGCCCAGCGCACCGCGATCACCGAGCTGACCACCGGCGACACCGTCACGTACGCACAGCTGCAGGAGATGGCAGACGCTATCGCCGGGTATTTGGCTGACCGCGGTATCGGCCCCGGCAACGTGGTCACGCTGCAGATCCCGAACTCCATCAACTTCGCCGCAGCCTTGTTCGGCATTTTCCGCGCCGGGGCCACGGTCAACCCGATCGGCGTGCTGCTGAACGACGCTGACGTGGAGAAGGTGGCCACAATGGCCGGGGCAGACCTGTTCATCGGTGTGGCCGACGTAGGGCATGACAAGCATGTGTGGGATCACGAGTTGGCGGGAATCGTCGAAAAGCGACTGCCCGCACCCGAGCTGAGCGTCGATGGCAGCGCGCTCGCGTCAGTGCCGTTCTCCTCCGGCACTACCGGGTTGCCGAAGGGTGTCATGCTCTCCCACAGCAACCTCACGTCCAACGTCCTGCAGGCCGTGTCCATGCTCGAGCGCAACGGGATGGACAAGCACGTCAACACCCTGTCTCCCCTGCCGTTTTCCCACATTTACGGCATGACCGCGCTACTGCTTGCACCGCTGCAGCTGCGCTGGAACGTGCACACTCTGCCGAAATTCGACTTGGATGTCTTCCTGAGCGCGCACGGCGACCACGACATCGAGCTCACCTTCGTCGCTCCCCCGATGGCCGTCGCACTGGCAAAGCACCCCGCCGTCACCCCGGAGGGCTTTGCCGCGAACAAGATCATGTTCTCGGGTGCTGCGCCGCTCGATGAGGAAGTGGCCCGCGCCGTCGAACGCCGCCTGGGCACCACGTTTGTGCAGGGCTACGGCATGACGGAAACCTCTCCCGCGGTGTGCATTGGCATCCACGGCGAGACCAACCCCGGCTCCATCGGCTTCCCCGTACCGAACACCGAGTGCCGCATCGTAGACATCGAGACCCTCGAAGACCTCCCGAAGGGCGAGTCCGGCGAGCTGCTCGTGCGCGGACCCCAGGTCATGCGCGGTTACCTCAACAATGAAGAAGCCACGCGCGAAACATTGCTTGACGACGACTGGCTCCGCACCGGCGACGTCGCCCGCGCCGCAGACAACGGCCACCTCTACATCGTCGACCGCGCCAAGGAAGTGATCAAGTACAAGGGCTACCAAGTCGCACCGGCTGAACTCGAAGCACTCCTGCTCACCCACGACGCGGTTGCAGACGCCGGGGTGGTCGGCGTCGACCGCGACGGCCTGGAAATCCCGCGCGCGTTCGTCGTCCTGCAACAGGGCGCGTCCTTGAGCGAGGAGGAGTTGATGGACTGGGTCGCCGAGCGCGTTACCCCGTACAAGAAGATCCGCGCGGTGACGTTCATCGACCAGATCCCGAAGAATCCGACCGGCAAGATTCTGCGCAAAGAACTGCGCGATATTCCGCTGGAAAGCTAA